From the genome of Vanessa tameamea isolate UH-Manoa-2023 chromosome 16, ilVanTame1 primary haplotype, whole genome shotgun sequence, one region includes:
- the LOC113393957 gene encoding uncharacterized protein LOC113393957: MPYIMVMGSLSAPHLSKDEGATVYGLKSEERAALVREMNSSFGMVVSTSSDQERTVRVTQKGLTLVLVNRIHGLLGYDVVSHAMAMTNANRELISFTMYKKSSGNSHSQSHGQTHSHGHTSSHKSHTHSSVVTL, from the exons atgccGTATATCATGGTAATGGGCAGCCTGAGCGCGCCGCATCTATCTAAAGATGAAGGAGCAACTGTCTACGGACTGAAAAGCGAAGAAAGAGCTGCGCTTGTGAGG gaGATGAACTCATCTTTCGGCATGGTAGTTTCAACGTCATCCGATCAAGAACGGACCGTTCGCGTAACCCAGAAGGGTCTTACACTCGTACTCGTCAACAGAATCCATGGTCTACTGGGTTACGATGTTGTATCACATGCCATGGCGATGACCAATGCGAACCGAGAACTAATTTCATTCACCATGTACAAGAAGTCAAGTGGAAACTCTCACAGTCAGTCTCATGGTCAAACTCATAGCCACGGCCATACTAGCTCTCATAAAAGTCATACACACAGCAGCGTGGTCAcgctttga